The following are encoded in a window of Ruminiclostridium herbifermentans genomic DNA:
- a CDS encoding glycosyl hydrolase family 18 protein, whose amino-acid sequence MIDYLKGKRCMVWSFMGNTRMYQALRDYGDRIDTVGIFTFEVDITGTITETGTSISSMLTYINRWPHIKWLLTIMNHGTASIFTALRNNTSGAKDKFLTEIIRIMEKYPWCAGVDIDLERGGGYENKDAANALFRDIYNTVKAYDSSKLVNICLPGMTGVQGSVGGENWCVYEDLNPYCDTAAIMSYGMAWAGSAPGPVSPRDWLEGIYDYAVRVMNPEKIFLGLPAYGWNWRIHDTPENLGITYRGISNTYYAAKLWMTGGYNFTDDGPPQPMIPIIAYWDDYDKVPWALPHVYDYMEGWDAVSRTYPLLEESYSRRRYLTAYSKQQKTEFGTIFIDRSGGTPDNYFGNVSVSSQFITLGDEGEATYEFEIESAGFYDVAIRFSFPFWDKNTIHVSLDGINKVFSESRLWWPYWRTTCWSSLASSVYLSAGTHTVTVSSSVTGVQFYGFRVCSSFSEEPSAGEADFMLSPRQFKDVNGLMVQPDRGFKLTTEVLRRKPDSALIWYEDFRDENPLPSSYWTTLSGEWEVWQNKNDPATRPYSQLDGHGRLAWKYNGFSDVHLRARLAFPSDGSGRAGIFCGELFCCLNINSQRIELYNGSTLIGSYATEISKTPSSDLRSNPRMYTIEMRIRSNSVRVYSGASSILRFTASLDGYSGGYAGIQSDGRILCELIRLGDAWTYEPYERFDVIFPDGTRTEYGRLERTGVTWDSEFQVFTVNSDVEEASTRSQDISMDYDFFHSELLSLVCGNDYSVKIVPKDINVWISRLFLGDADGFSILYYQDVDSLVYWANEAAYRWKLRGIAIWSLGQEDMRLWEALPKQI is encoded by the coding sequence TTGATTGACTATTTAAAAGGTAAGCGTTGTATGGTCTGGAGTTTCATGGGGAATACCCGCATGTATCAAGCATTACGAGACTATGGTGATCGAATTGATACGGTGGGTATTTTTACTTTTGAAGTGGATATCACCGGGACAATAACAGAAACAGGAACAAGCATATCCAGTATGCTTACCTATATTAACCGTTGGCCTCATATCAAATGGCTACTGACTATTATGAATCATGGTACAGCTTCTATTTTTACTGCCCTTAGAAATAATACCAGTGGTGCGAAGGATAAATTTCTTACTGAGATCATTCGCATTATGGAAAAGTATCCATGGTGTGCAGGGGTTGATATAGACTTGGAACGTGGAGGTGGCTACGAGAACAAGGATGCTGCCAATGCCCTATTTCGTGACATATATAATACTGTCAAAGCCTATGATTCTTCTAAACTCGTTAATATTTGTTTACCAGGAATGACGGGAGTACAAGGCTCGGTTGGTGGCGAAAATTGGTGTGTCTATGAAGACTTAAATCCGTACTGTGATACGGCAGCGATTATGAGTTATGGCATGGCATGGGCTGGTTCTGCTCCGGGACCGGTTTCTCCGAGGGATTGGTTGGAAGGTATTTATGATTATGCTGTTCGGGTTATGAATCCTGAAAAAATATTTTTGGGATTGCCCGCCTATGGCTGGAACTGGAGGATACATGATACACCAGAGAACCTTGGAATAACATATCGTGGGATTTCAAACACTTATTATGCAGCAAAGCTTTGGATGACAGGAGGATATAACTTTACTGATGACGGGCCACCTCAACCAATGATTCCAATCATTGCGTATTGGGATGATTATGATAAGGTTCCTTGGGCGTTACCACATGTGTATGACTACATGGAAGGCTGGGATGCTGTTTCAAGAACATACCCATTACTTGAGGAATCCTATAGTCGTCGCAGATATTTGACCGCCTATAGTAAGCAACAAAAAACTGAATTTGGCACAATCTTTATAGACCGTAGTGGTGGAACACCTGATAATTATTTTGGTAATGTATCAGTTTCATCTCAATTTATTACACTTGGAGATGAAGGTGAAGCCACCTACGAATTTGAAATAGAATCTGCTGGTTTTTATGATGTAGCTATTCGCTTTTCTTTTCCTTTTTGGGACAAGAATACTATCCATGTTTCGCTTGACGGAATAAATAAGGTATTTAGTGAGAGTAGGTTATGGTGGCCATATTGGAGAACAACTTGCTGGAGCTCTTTGGCTTCGAGTGTATATCTTTCAGCTGGAACTCATACTGTCACAGTTAGTTCCTCAGTAACAGGAGTACAGTTCTATGGATTTCGGGTATGTTCAAGCTTTAGTGAAGAGCCTTCTGCTGGAGAGGCTGACTTCATGTTATCCCCTCGCCAGTTTAAAGATGTGAACGGTTTAATGGTTCAGCCCGATCGAGGATTTAAATTGACAACGGAAGTACTTCGTAGAAAGCCTGATTCAGCACTAATTTGGTATGAGGACTTTCGAGATGAAAATCCGCTTCCATCCAGCTATTGGACAACATTAAGCGGAGAGTGGGAGGTGTGGCAGAACAAGAATGATCCAGCTACTCGCCCTTATTCACAGCTTGATGGACATGGGAGGTTGGCGTGGAAATATAATGGTTTCTCAGATGTTCATTTAAGAGCGAGATTAGCTTTTCCTTCAGATGGAAGTGGTCGAGCTGGCATTTTTTGTGGAGAACTCTTTTGCTGTTTAAATATTAATTCACAGCGTATTGAACTATATAATGGTTCTACTCTAATCGGAAGCTATGCAACCGAAATTTCTAAAACTCCATCATCAGATCTTCGCTCAAATCCAAGAATGTACACCATTGAAATGAGGATACGTAGTAATTCTGTAAGGGTTTATTCTGGAGCAAGTAGTATTTTGCGATTCACAGCGTCGCTTGATGGTTATTCAGGTGGTTATGCCGGAATTCAATCGGATGGACGTATTCTATGTGAATTAATAAGATTAGGAGATGCCTGGACTTATGAACCTTATGAAAGATTTGATGTAATCTTCCCAGATGGAACTAGAACGGAGTATGGGAGACTAGAAAGAACTGGTGTTACATGGGATAGTGAGTTTCAGGTTTTTACAGTTAACAGTGATGTGGAGGAAGCTTCAACAAGAAGTCAGGATATTTCCATGGATTATGATTTTTTTCACTCAGAGCTTTTATCATTGGTCTGTGGAAATGACTATTCAGTAAAGATTGTGCCTAAGGACATTAATGTATGGATTTCACGCCTATTTCTCGGGGATGCTGATGGCTTCTCAATTCTTTACTACCAAGACGTGGATAGCCTAGTCTATTGGGCAAATGAGGCAGCGTATCGATGGAAGCTTAGGGGGATTGCGATATGGTCTCTGGGACAGGAGGATATGAGGTTATGGGAAGCCTTACCTAAACAAATATAA
- the arsA gene encoding arsenical pump-driving ATPase: protein MLKNNYEPFSLDGINLTKYMFFTGKGGVGKTSTACAVAVNLADNGKSVLLISTDPASNLQDVFNTELDGKGVPIDGAPGLVVANLNPEEAAREYRESVIAPYRGKLPDSVIVNMEEQLSGSCTVEIAAFDQFSNFITDKSTENKYDYIIFDTAPTGHTLRMLQLPSAWSNFISESTHGASCLGQLAGLQDKKDMYKNAVENLADKDKTTLILVSRPEETPLIEAERSSHELSELGINNQVLVINGILSEATDDVSIKMLDKQQKALENMPQGLKKFKIFTIPLRSYNVVGIDNIRTFLYSDEYTKNSIYSKSLNLRHLDVLIEDIYRAGKKVIFTMGKGGVGKTTIAATIAVALARKGVKVHLTSTDPANHLKYVVEDTENIKLSKIDEKQELLRYQNEVLSKARETMSEDDVAYVEEDLRSPCTQEIAVFRAFAEIVDKAENEVVIIDTAPTGHTLLLLDSTQSYHREVQRTKGETPISVQRLLPRLRDEKQTEVIIVTLPEATPVFEAQRLGDDLNRAGINNKWWVVNQCLSLTNTKNSMLIARADAEKQWLEKVKQISSDNFVAIPWFQDASIENIVNFSGGSKSDE from the coding sequence ATGTTAAAGAATAATTATGAGCCATTTAGTTTAGATGGGATAAATCTGACTAAGTATATGTTTTTCACAGGAAAGGGTGGTGTAGGTAAAACTTCAACCGCTTGTGCTGTGGCAGTAAATTTAGCTGATAATGGAAAAAGTGTTCTCCTTATAAGCACTGATCCTGCATCCAATTTGCAGGATGTTTTTAATACTGAGCTTGATGGCAAAGGTGTGCCGATTGATGGAGCGCCGGGTTTAGTTGTGGCGAATCTTAACCCAGAGGAAGCTGCCAGAGAGTATAGGGAATCGGTTATTGCTCCATATAGGGGGAAGTTGCCGGATAGTGTAATTGTAAATATGGAGGAACAACTCTCGGGTTCATGTACTGTTGAAATTGCCGCTTTTGACCAGTTTTCGAACTTCATCACTGATAAATCCACAGAGAATAAATACGATTATATTATTTTTGATACTGCTCCGACAGGGCACACACTTCGTATGCTGCAATTACCATCAGCGTGGAGTAATTTTATCAGTGAAAGTACACATGGGGCGTCATGTTTAGGTCAGCTCGCTGGACTTCAAGATAAAAAGGATATGTATAAGAATGCGGTTGAAAACCTTGCAGATAAAGATAAAACAACTTTGATATTGGTATCAAGGCCGGAGGAAACTCCTTTGATTGAAGCTGAACGTTCAAGCCATGAGCTTAGTGAGCTAGGGATAAACAATCAGGTTTTAGTTATCAATGGTATACTGAGTGAAGCAACTGACGATGTTTCGATTAAAATGTTAGATAAGCAGCAAAAGGCTTTGGAAAATATGCCACAGGGTTTAAAAAAGTTTAAGATTTTCACTATACCACTTCGTTCCTATAACGTTGTAGGTATTGATAATATTAGAACATTTTTATATAGTGACGAATACACAAAAAATAGTATTTATAGCAAATCCTTAAATTTAAGACACCTAGATGTTCTGATTGAAGATATTTATAGGGCAGGTAAAAAAGTGATATTTACAATGGGCAAAGGCGGTGTTGGAAAAACAACTATTGCTGCAACCATTGCTGTGGCTCTTGCTAGAAAGGGTGTTAAGGTACATTTAACATCTACAGACCCAGCTAATCATCTCAAATATGTGGTTGAAGATACTGAAAATATTAAGCTAAGTAAAATAGATGAAAAGCAGGAACTATTGCGATATCAAAATGAGGTATTAAGTAAGGCTCGTGAAACAATGAGCGAAGATGATGTTGCTTATGTTGAAGAGGATTTACGCTCTCCATGCACACAGGAGATTGCAGTATTTAGAGCATTTGCTGAGATTGTTGACAAGGCTGAAAACGAAGTTGTAATAATTGATACTGCACCAACGGGTCACACGCTTCTGTTGCTTGATTCTACACAGAGCTACCATAGAGAAGTGCAGAGAACCAAAGGTGAAACGCCAATATCTGTTCAAAGATTACTTCCAAGACTTCGGGATGAGAAACAAACAGAGGTTATTATTGTTACATTACCTGAAGCAACACCGGTATTTGAAGCTCAGAGACTGGGTGATGACCTGAATAGAGCGGGAATTAATAACAAATGGTGGGTGGTTAATCAGTGCCTTTCATTGACGAATACTAAAAATAGTATGTTAATAGCTCGCGCTGATGCTGAAAAGCAATGGCTGGAAAAAGTTAAGCAAATAAGTTCTGATAACTTTGTTGCAATCCCCTGGTTTCAGGATGCATCAATTGAAAATATAGTGAACTTTTCTGGAGGTAGTAAAAGTGATGAATAA
- a CDS encoding recombinase: MAHTPYGYRIENGTAVIDEEKAEKVRSLNRGYLSGLSLSVAAKTAGIDAYHGTAGRMLRNERYLGDDNYPAIIDKETYEKAEAERVKRAKKLGRIFEPKKEDKPTISKKFTIGQVIQKYTNPFTQAEYVYSLIESEGQ; the protein is encoded by the coding sequence GTGGCACATACGCCTTACGGCTATAGGATAGAGAATGGTACAGCAGTTATCGATGAAGAAAAAGCTGAAAAGGTTAGGAGTTTGAATAGGGGATACTTATCAGGCCTTTCTTTATCGGTCGCAGCAAAGACTGCTGGAATAGATGCTTATCATGGAACTGCTGGAAGGATGCTAAGAAATGAACGTTATCTTGGTGATGATAATTACCCTGCCATCATTGATAAAGAGACCTACGAAAAAGCAGAAGCAGAGAGGGTAAAGAGAGCGAAAAAGCTAGGTAGAATCTTTGAACCCAAGAAAGAAGACAAACCTACTATTTCTAAGAAGTTTACCATAGGACAAGTAATTCAGAAGTATACAAATCCTTTTACACAAGCGGAGTATGTTTATAGCTTAATAGAAAGTGAGGGACAGTAA
- a CDS encoding DUF2703 domain-containing protein, whose translation MNKSDAGCCSCGSGCCGQEQEKRQIIIDFLYLDLSVCKRCQGTETNLEDAVNEVSTVLRAAGFDIVLNKININSRELAIEHHFLSSPTIRVNGRDIALEVKESSCKECGDLCGDSVDCRVWVQDGIEYTEPPKSMIINAILKEVYDGHSSIPLTNEKYEIPQNLITFFDSLERKED comes from the coding sequence ATGAATAAAAGTGATGCTGGCTGTTGCTCTTGTGGCAGTGGCTGCTGCGGACAAGAACAGGAAAAAAGGCAGATTATAATAGATTTTCTTTATCTTGATCTGAGTGTGTGTAAGAGGTGTCAAGGAACTGAAACTAATCTTGAGGATGCAGTTAATGAAGTATCAACGGTATTAAGAGCGGCAGGGTTTGATATAGTATTGAATAAGATTAATATAAATTCAAGGGAGTTAGCCATTGAACACCATTTTTTAAGTTCTCCAACCATTCGTGTAAATGGCAGGGATATTGCTCTTGAGGTTAAGGAATCTTCCTGCAAGGAATGTGGAGATCTATGTGGCGACTCTGTGGATTGCAGAGTTTGGGTGCAGGATGGTATAGAGTATACGGAACCACCAAAATCCATGATTATTAACGCAATTTTGAAAGAAGTTTATGATGGCCATAGTTCAATCCCCTTGACAAATGAGAAATATGAAATCCCACAAAACTTAATTACATTTTTTGATAGCTTAGAAAGAAAGGAGGATTGA
- a CDS encoding recombinase family protein encodes MKKITKIDGNKGTSIIKPKLRVAAYCRVSTDSDEQLVSLEAQKSHYETYIKANPEWEYVGLYYDEGISGTKKENRSELLRMLSDCESKKIDLIITKSISRFARNTTDCLEMVRKLLDLGIYIYFEKENINTQSMESELMLSILSGLAESESISISENNKWAVQRRFRNGTFKISYPPFGYDNIDGQMVVNPEQAEIVKYIFAEVLSGKGTQKVADDLNQMGIPTKRGARWTATTIRGILKNEKYTGDAILQKTYTDSRFNKRTNYGEKNKYLIENHHEAIISHEMFEAVEAALNQRAKEKGIEKRNDKYQNRYSFSGKIICSECGSTFKRRIHSSGTRKYVAWCCSKHLKQITECSMQFIRDEDIKTAFVTMMNKLIFGRKLILQPLLDALRGMSNSDNLSRIQELEKQIEKNAEQRELLVKLMAKGYLEPALFNRENNELQMEANNYMEQKEALIHALNGELSKVQEVSNLIKFTNKAEMLSDFNDQLFNDYVEKIIVFSRVEIGFVLKCGITLRERM; translated from the coding sequence ATGAAAAAGATAACAAAAATAGACGGGAATAAGGGTACATCAATTATCAAGCCAAAATTACGAGTAGCTGCTTATTGTCGTGTTTCTACGGACAGTGATGAACAGTTAGTGAGCCTAGAAGCACAAAAATCCCATTATGAGACTTACATAAAGGCAAACCCAGAATGGGAATATGTTGGCTTGTATTATGATGAGGGGATCAGTGGGACTAAAAAAGAAAACCGGTCAGAACTTCTTAGAATGCTATCAGATTGCGAAAGCAAGAAGATTGACTTAATTATTACAAAGTCCATTAGTAGGTTTGCAAGAAACACAACGGATTGTTTAGAGATGGTTCGTAAACTGTTGGACCTGGGTATTTACATCTATTTTGAGAAAGAGAATATCAATACCCAATCAATGGAAAGTGAGTTGATGCTTTCTATATTAAGTGGACTTGCAGAAAGCGAGTCCATTTCCATTTCGGAAAACAACAAATGGGCAGTTCAAAGGAGATTTCGAAACGGAACTTTTAAGATTTCATACCCACCATTTGGTTATGACAACATTGATGGTCAAATGGTGGTAAACCCTGAGCAGGCAGAAATCGTGAAGTATATTTTCGCAGAAGTATTATCGGGCAAAGGTACACAGAAAGTTGCAGATGATCTTAATCAAATGGGTATACCTACTAAAAGAGGTGCTCGTTGGACTGCTACTACAATTCGAGGGATATTAAAAAATGAGAAATATACTGGGGATGCTATACTGCAAAAAACTTATACAGATTCCCGATTTAATAAGCGCACCAATTATGGTGAGAAAAATAAATATTTAATAGAAAATCACCATGAGGCAATTATCAGCCATGAAATGTTTGAAGCAGTAGAAGCTGCCTTAAATCAAAGGGCAAAAGAAAAGGGTATAGAAAAGCGTAATGATAAGTACCAAAACCGGTATTCTTTCTCCGGAAAAATTATTTGCTCGGAATGTGGTAGCACCTTTAAAAGACGAATTCATTCATCTGGCACAAGAAAATATGTAGCCTGGTGTTGTAGTAAACACTTAAAGCAGATAACAGAATGTTCAATGCAGTTTATTCGAGATGAGGATATAAAGACGGCATTTGTTACTATGATGAACAAGCTGATTTTCGGCAGAAAACTTATTCTACAACCACTATTAGATGCTTTGCGTGGAATGAGCAACTCAGATAACCTTTCAAGAATTCAGGAATTAGAGAAGCAAATTGAAAAAAACGCGGAACAGAGAGAACTGCTTGTAAAGCTTATGGCGAAGGGATATCTAGAACCTGCCCTTTTTAATCGAGAAAACAATGAACTGCAAATGGAAGCAAATAACTATATGGAGCAAAAAGAAGCTTTAATTCATGCTTTAAATGGAGAATTATCAAAGGTGCAGGAAGTCAGTAACTTAATAAAATTTACAAATAAGGCTGAAATGTTAAGTGACTTTAATGACCAACTTTTTAATGATTATGTTGAAAAAATTATCGTTTTCTCAAGGGTAGAGATAGGTTTCGTTCTGAAATGTGGAATCACACTAAGGGAAAGGATGTGA
- a CDS encoding ArsR/SmtB family transcription factor, producing the protein MKHSYADYVPAIKAMSDETRLKIIDMLSCGEMCACDILEEFSISQSTLSYHMKILSESGLVNAVRDGAWMIYTLNKKKTDEVIAFFTCITNDKEDCICKKSKNKKSDNQCC; encoded by the coding sequence ATGAAGCATTCATATGCAGATTATGTTCCTGCAATTAAGGCTATGTCAGATGAAACACGGTTAAAGATTATAGATATGCTATCGTGTGGAGAAATGTGCGCATGCGATATATTAGAAGAATTCAGTATTTCTCAATCCACTCTTAGTTATCATATGAAGATATTATCTGAAAGTGGTCTTGTAAATGCAGTACGTGATGGGGCATGGATGATATATACATTAAACAAGAAAAAAACGGATGAGGTAATAGCTTTCTTTACATGCATAACAAATGACAAAGAAGATTGTATTTGTAAAAAGAGCAAAAATAAAAAATCTGATAATCAATGTTGTTAA
- a CDS encoding recombinase family protein gives MAVSKNVMIIPAIKRMGNNRKEDETPKLRVAAYCRVSTDSDEQASSYEVQIEHYTEFIKKNSEWEFAGIFADDGISGTNTKKRDEFNRMIDECMAGKIDMIITKSISRFARNTLDCLHYIRKLKDKNIAVYFEKENINTLDAKGEIMLTIMASLAQQESQSLSQNVKLGYQYRYQQGEVMVNCSRFLGYTKDENKRLVIVPEEAEIVKRIYREYLEGSSMDKIKKGLEADGILTGAGKKRWHTSTIRKILSNEKYIGDALLQKTYTVDFLTKKRVVNNGIVPQYYVENSHEAIIPREIFMQVQEELVRRSKGHISTSGKKRNFSANHVFSQIIFCGECGEIYRRVHWNNRGKKSIVWRCVSRLENTGLACHSRTVQEDMIGLATVDAINKLLGQKDDFLITLKENIETVISETDNNLVYEIDKRLEELQKDLLRLANSKEDYNDIADEIYRLRDERHKVLAEEAGKKGSKQRLEEMVDFLNEQPTLLEEYDEQLVKKLIEKITVYDDKLTIEFKSGVEIDIEI, from the coding sequence ATGGCAGTTAGTAAAAATGTAATGATTATACCTGCAATAAAACGCATGGGCAACAATCGAAAAGAAGATGAAACACCAAAACTTCGGGTTGCTGCTTATTGTCGAGTTTCTACCGACAGTGATGAACAAGCTAGTAGTTACGAAGTGCAGATTGAACATTATACTGAATTTATTAAGAAAAATTCAGAGTGGGAATTTGCAGGGATCTTTGCTGATGATGGTATCAGCGGTACAAACACAAAAAAACGTGATGAATTTAACCGTATGATTGATGAGTGCATGGCCGGTAAAATTGACATGATTATTACAAAGTCAATTAGCCGGTTTGCTAGGAATACCTTAGACTGCCTACATTACATCAGAAAATTAAAAGATAAAAATATTGCGGTATATTTTGAAAAAGAAAATATCAATACACTGGATGCCAAAGGTGAAATTATGCTAACTATTATGGCTTCCTTAGCGCAACAAGAAAGCCAGTCATTAAGCCAGAATGTAAAGCTTGGTTATCAATACCGATACCAACAAGGAGAAGTAATGGTCAATTGCTCTAGGTTTTTAGGATATACCAAGGATGAGAATAAGCGATTAGTAATTGTACCGGAGGAGGCTGAAATAGTTAAGAGAATTTACCGAGAATATCTTGAAGGCTCCAGTATGGATAAAATTAAAAAAGGACTTGAAGCAGATGGCATACTTACAGGAGCGGGCAAAAAAAGGTGGCATACCAGTACCATAAGGAAGATATTAAGCAATGAAAAATATATTGGTGATGCATTGCTCCAAAAAACTTACACAGTAGATTTTCTTACAAAAAAGAGGGTTGTAAATAACGGTATCGTACCTCAATATTATGTTGAGAATAGTCATGAAGCTATTATCCCGCGTGAAATTTTCATGCAGGTTCAAGAAGAGTTAGTTCGTAGAAGTAAAGGACATATAAGTACTAGTGGAAAGAAAAGAAACTTTAGTGCAAATCATGTATTTTCACAAATTATTTTCTGTGGAGAGTGTGGTGAAATATACCGTAGAGTTCATTGGAATAACAGAGGCAAAAAATCGATTGTTTGGAGATGTGTCAGTAGGCTTGAGAATACAGGGTTAGCTTGTCATTCTCGAACTGTACAAGAGGACATGATAGGCTTAGCTACGGTGGATGCAATTAATAAGCTACTTGGGCAAAAAGATGACTTTTTGATTACCTTAAAGGAAAATATAGAAACTGTGATAAGTGAAACGGACAATAATTTAGTGTATGAAATAGATAAAAGGCTCGAAGAATTACAAAAAGATCTTTTGCGATTGGCCAATTCTAAAGAAGATTATAATGATATAGCCGATGAAATCTATAGGCTTAGGGATGAAAGGCATAAAGTTTTAGCAGAAGAAGCCGGAAAAAAGGGTTCTAAGCAAAGACTAGAAGAAATGGTTGATTTCCTAAATGAACAACCCACCCTCCTTGAGGAGTATGATGAGCAACTAGTAAAAAAGCTTATAGAGAAAATAACGGTCTATGATGATAAACTTACTATTGAATTTAAATCTGGTGTTGAAATTGACATAGAAATATAA
- a CDS encoding N-acetylmuramoyl-L-alanine amidase produces the protein MNLRKLILTENACYKAGKKITPKGIMVHSTGANNPYLRRYVGPDDGLLGVNQYNNHWNQDRPDGKQVCVHAFIGKLKDGSIATYQTLPWDHRGWHAGGSANDTHIGFEICEDGLTDASYFNAVYKEAVELCVYLCKLYNLTEKDIIGHYEGYQRGIASNHGDPKNWFPKHGKSMDTFRADVKSLLSEGAKSGETEKKKYYRVQIGAYSVKANAEAQLAKAKKAGFTDAFIKYD, from the coding sequence TTGAATCTAAGAAAACTTATTCTGACTGAAAATGCTTGTTATAAGGCAGGTAAAAAGATTACACCGAAAGGTATCATGGTTCATAGCACCGGTGCCAACAATCCTTATCTTCGTAGATATGTTGGGCCGGATGATGGTTTATTAGGTGTAAATCAGTACAATAATCACTGGAATCAGGATAGGCCCGATGGAAAACAGGTTTGTGTCCATGCTTTCATTGGAAAACTTAAGGATGGTTCAATTGCTACCTATCAAACTCTACCATGGGACCATCGAGGGTGGCATGCTGGAGGAAGTGCAAATGATACACATATTGGTTTTGAAATATGCGAGGATGGATTGACCGATGCCTCGTATTTTAATGCGGTTTATAAAGAAGCGGTAGAGCTTTGTGTTTATCTTTGCAAATTATACAATCTAACTGAAAAAGATATTATTGGCCATTATGAAGGCTATCAAAGAGGAATCGCAAGTAATCATGGTGATCCGAAAAACTGGTTTCCTAAGCATGGAAAGAGCATGGATACATTTCGTGCAGATGTAAAAAGCCTCTTAAGTGAAGGAGCTAAATCTGGAGAAACAGAGAAAAAGAAATACTACCGCGTTCAAATCGGTGCTTATTCCGTAAAAGCCAATGCAGAGGCCCAGCTTGCCAAAGCGAAAAAGGCTGGCTTTACGGATGCGTTTATAAAGTATGATTAA
- a CDS encoding phage holin family protein — translation MKEIWSWIQTAFTVLGGLLGWFLGGFDGFLYALVALMVADYITGVMCAIVEKKLSSEIGFKGIFKKVLIFILVGVGHLIDTNLIGDGSVLRTAIIFFYCSNEGVSMLENAGRLGLPIPEKLKDILVQLHNKGGKEY, via the coding sequence ATGAAGGAAATTTGGAGTTGGATACAAACTGCGTTTACTGTACTTGGTGGACTTTTAGGATGGTTTTTAGGAGGTTTTGATGGATTTTTATATGCATTAGTGGCATTAATGGTGGCTGATTATATCACCGGTGTCATGTGTGCCATTGTTGAAAAGAAACTATCAAGTGAAATAGGGTTTAAGGGCATATTCAAAAAAGTACTTATTTTTATTCTAGTTGGAGTTGGACATTTGATTGATACAAATCTGATCGGAGATGGGAGCGTGCTTCGGACTGCTATCATCTTTTTCTATTGCTCCAATGAAGGTGTATCTATGCTAGAAAATGCTGGTCGATTAGGACTACCAATACCAGAAAAATTAAAAGATATCCTTGTTCAGTTGCATAATAAAGGAGGTAAGGAATATTGA
- the arsD gene encoding arsenite efflux transporter metallochaperone ArsD, which translates to MKNIEIFDPAMCCSTGVCGPSIDPELLRVATVINSLKEKGIIIKRHGLSSEPQDFISNKVISEILQKEGADILPVTLADGEIVKTKSYPTNEEFSEWLGVEISTKPQKKSGCCGPKGCC; encoded by the coding sequence ATGAAAAATATTGAGATTTTTGACCCAGCAATGTGTTGCTCAACAGGAGTTTGTGGTCCATCTATTGATCCGGAGCTGTTAAGAGTAGCAACTGTAATTAATTCGCTTAAAGAAAAAGGGATTATTATAAAAAGGCATGGTTTGTCTAGTGAACCCCAGGATTTTATCTCCAATAAAGTTATAAGTGAAATTCTACAAAAGGAAGGAGCAGATATTCTTCCTGTAACACTGGCAGATGGTGAAATTGTAAAAACCAAAAGCTACCCAACAAACGAAGAGTTTTCAGAATGGTTAGGGGTGGAAATAAGCACAAAACCTCAAAAGAAGAGTGGCTGCTGCGGACCAAAGGGGTGCTGTTAA
- a CDS encoding SHOCT domain-containing protein, whose translation MQITKITDKQDLLLNPKRKYLSAEALQREFDYYRAEKLLHQMLDKGLISKEEFNKIMLLNRETFSPMLAQIMPDIP comes from the coding sequence ATGCAGATTACTAAAATTACAGATAAACAGGATCTACTATTAAATCCAAAAAGGAAATATCTAAGTGCCGAGGCTCTTCAAAGAGAATTTGATTATTATAGGGCGGAAAAGCTATTACATCAAATGCTTGATAAGGGTCTTATTTCAAAGGAAGAGTTCAACAAAATTATGCTATTAAACCGCGAAACTTTCTCACCTATGTTAGCACAGATAATGCCCGATATTCCTTGA